From the genome of Thermococcus sp. M39, one region includes:
- the pyrE gene encoding orotate phosphoribosyltransferase — protein MKDELINMIFEEGCIKFGHFILTSGKESSYYIDIKKLITNPKALKLIAELMKSEAEKKKIEFDKVAGPELGAVPIATALALETEKPLLIVRKKKKEHGTGKQIEGEVKAGDKVLLVEDVTTTGGSVLRAAKILEKEGAKIVGIIVVVDREEGAKENIEKEGYTLIPLVRVSELFEYKEKSKT, from the coding sequence ATGAAGGATGAGCTAATCAACATGATATTTGAAGAGGGATGCATAAAGTTTGGGCATTTCATTTTGACCTCTGGAAAAGAGAGTAGCTATTACATTGATATTAAAAAGCTCATAACCAACCCCAAAGCCCTAAAGCTAATTGCAGAGCTTATGAAAAGCGAAGCTGAAAAGAAGAAGATTGAATTTGACAAAGTTGCTGGCCCTGAACTTGGCGCAGTCCCAATTGCAACAGCTTTAGCTTTAGAAACAGAAAAGCCTCTCTTGATAGTAAGAAAGAAAAAGAAAGAACACGGGACTGGAAAGCAAATTGAGGGGGAAGTGAAAGCTGGAGATAAAGTACTTCTAGTTGAGGATGTAACGACAACAGGTGGGAGCGTTTTAAGAGCAGCGAAGATTCTTGAAAAAGAGGGGGCAAAGATTGTAGGAATTATAGTTGTAGTTGACAGGGAAGAGGGAGCCAAAGAAAACATTGAAAAAGAAGGCTACACACTGATTCCGCTTGTGAGAGTCAGCGAGCTGTTTGAGTACAAAGAAAAATCTAAAACCTAA